The following coding sequences lie in one Apium graveolens cultivar Ventura chromosome 1, ASM990537v1, whole genome shotgun sequence genomic window:
- the LOC141677941 gene encoding uncharacterized protein LOC141677941, with product MANSYAAAVAGASTISGTASTNASSSSTTMVSTIDSNHPFYIQNSDNPGIPLVTQLLTEQNYHQRSRSISIALSAKMKLGMIDGSLVKPSNDTFEYPLWVRCNDMVVSWLLNSISTEIRNSVAYFSTAKQIWDDLAIRFSQSNLPRIFQLRKELASMHQGNMPITSYFTKYRTLMAEIDCLSPIPKCVCVNSNCACENAQKLEKYEDMVKLSQFLMGLGDQYTAVRGQLLMMRPTPTLNHAFSLLLQEESQREFANSVPPISENMAMNVRFNNKFKPFNPTGNVQKRASNDHNVLCEFCQNPGHLKDKCFYLHGYPEWHKLYGKPKPKLKRPMNTDVKAVAQVSAKGTQGPPIDYSANSSKDSNITLSEVQCQQIVKMLQDKMTPSSSGFQLSGPYPDEGERDW from the exons ATGGCAAACTCTTatgctgctgctgttgctggaGCTAGTACAATCTCAGGTACAGCTTCGACCAATGCTTCAAGCTCATCCACAACCATGGTGAGCACTATTGATTCAAACCACCCTTTCTACATTCAGAACTCTGATAACCCAGGTATTCCTCTGGTAACCCAACTTCTTACTGAGCAAAACTACCATCAGCGGAGTAGATCTATATCTATTGCTTTATCTGCCAAAATGAAACTAGGAATGATTGATGGTTCTCTTGTCAAACCTAGTAATGACACTTTTGAATATCCTCTGTGGGTTAGATGTAATGACATGGTAGTCTCTTGGCTTTTAAACTCTATATCTACTGAAATAAGAAACAGTGTTGCTTATTTTTCTACTGCAAAACAGATTTGGGATGATTTAGCAATTAGATTCTCTCAGTCAAATCTACCTAGAATTTTTCAGTTAAGAAAAGAATTGGCTTCGATGCATCAAGGCAACATGCCTATTACTTCTTACTTTACCAAATATAGGACCCTTATGGCTGAAATTGACTGTCTATCTCCTATACccaagtgtgtgtgtgttaataGTAACTGTGCTTGTGAGAATGCCCAGAAACTGGAAAAGTATGAAGACATGGTCAAACTAAGTCAGTTCTTGATGGGGTTGGGGGATCAGTACACAGCTGTTAGAGGTCAACTTCTTATGATGAGACCCACTCCTACATTAAATCATGCCTTCTCTCTGCTACTCCAAGAAGAATCTCAAAGAGAGTTTGCTAATAGTGTTCCTCCTATCTCTGAGAATATGGCTATGAATGTGAGATTCAACAACAAATTCAAACCTTTTAATCCAACTGGAAATGTGCAAAAAAGAGCTTCTAATGATCACAATGTACTTTGTGAGTTTTGTCAAAATCCAGGACACTTAAAAGACAAGTGCTTCTATCTTCATGGCTACCCGGAATGGCATAAACTCTATGGAAAACCCAAGCCAAAATTAAAAAGACCAATGAACACTGATGTCAAAGCAGTAGCTCAAGTCTCTGCCAAAGGAACTCAAGGACCTCCAATTGACTATTCTGCAAACAGCTCCAAGGATAGCAATATCACTCTCTCAGAAGTACAATGTCAACAGATTGTAAAGATGCTCCAAGACAAAATGACTCCTTCATCATCCGGATTTCAGCTATCTG GACCTTACCCTGATGAAGGAGAGAGAGATTGGTGA
- the LOC141677950 gene encoding uncharacterized protein LOC141677950 encodes MFVGTIMETLSMQCSVHLVPMLKSIKSSSDFFLPSVSCNNVAANFGCKSPCISSFGLYKSGKIRCASCIVVHARRRIRYDEDDDDEEGDGIGYGNNEDIAMLEYYSECVREVALLVKAEVDDQEVEILVFKGFSSSLSHSTSPDPSRSILPARAEIKSIDRIKGPFNPSNIEYIEKGLSLETFKSQFLSK; translated from the exons ATGTTTGTAGGCACTATAATGGAAACCTTATCTATGCAGTGTTCAGTTCACTTGGTACCTATGTTGAAGAGCATCAAGTCATCTTCAGATTTTTTCTTGCCTTCAGTTTCATGTAATAATGTTGCTGCTAATTTTGGTTGCAAATCTCCTTGCATTTCGTCGTTTGGCCTGTACAAATCAGGCAAAATTCGATGTGCTTCCTGCATTGTTGTCCATGCCAGGAGGAGAATTCGATatgatgaggatgatgatgatgaagaggGAGATGGAATTGGTTACGGGAACAATGAAGATATAGCAATGCTGGAATATTACAGTGAGTGTGTGAGGGAAGTAGCACTTCTTGTAAAAGCAGAGGTGGATGATCAGGAAGTTGAAATTCTTGTCTTCAAG GGATTCTCATCAAGCTTGAGCCACAGTACAAGTCCAGATCCATCAAGAAGTATACTTCCAGCAAGGGCTGAGATCAAGTCAATAGACAGAATCAAAGGGCCATTCAACCCTTCTAATATTGAATACATTGAGAAAGGATTATCTTTGGAAACCTTCAAGTCCCAATTTCTATCCAAGTGA